Below is a genomic region from Henckelia pumila isolate YLH828 chromosome 3, ASM3356847v2, whole genome shotgun sequence.
GCATGATCATGTGGCTCACCGAGGAAGTAGATGGCTCTGATGGCCGCAGGGAATTCACAACAGTTCGATGCACCTGAAGGGATGACCTGGTGTCATCCGTCTGCAAAAGATATAAATAAGGAACGATAATATCCAGATTAATTACAGAATTTGGGAGAACCAGGGTCCAGGAGCTACGGATAGTATCAGAGGCTAAACATTTGGTTGTTTGGTTTGCTTAAAAGATAAACGAGGGACAAATTACCACAGAAAATGCAACAATTTGTAAGCTGTTTTACATGTTCCCAACACAATTCAACTCACTCCGACTACCTAGAAGTATGAATCTATTCAACTTTCAGTTTGCACCCTCTTTGTCAATATAAATACAACAGGTATTCATTAACTATAGCATATTAGTTGGACAATTTCTTGTGTATAGCTCCAAAGCAATCCTGTAGAGTCATAGAGAGGAGCGCAGGAGGGGGAAAGGCTCATGTTTCAGCTGTCAGCTTAAGGGAgagattataatttatattttaactgCACACCGTACATGGTAAATATAATGGTGAAGGGTTACCAACATTGACATTTGTAATATAGTGGCAGATTGAACATTTAACTGATGGAGCTCCAGCTGGATACATCAGAACAATGCGACAGTTTCCACAATTGACATGAGCAACGTGATTAGGCATTGGTGCCGCTGCTGCAAATCCATACATAGAGATAGTAAGCAAATGAGAAGGAAAAACTAGGATAACTAACTCCATGGTCATATACATCAGCGAGGAACCAACATTCAAAAAGAAGGATTCTGTTGCAGCAAAGACAGCAGGAAAACCATCGATGGGGTTAAGGTTTAAATAATAAGGGGATTTTGGCATCGCTATAAAAATTCCAATTCATTAAATTGGTACCAGGCACCAGGTTCACAGTATGACAGCAAGAGCATCTGACGCTGGTAGCCCCCTGCGCATGCATGAGTAAGGTCCGGCATCCTCCACATATTAATTGAGCCATATCCATGCCTGCGCGTGCTAAAAAAGACTCAGCCCATGTTGAATATCATACAAATACAGTTGCAGTGCAATGCCCAACGCTTTCTCACTAGTATCATCAAGGAGAAGAATCTCAAGCATTACCAGTTGGTGGCACAGGAGTAACCATATTGCATATTGCACAGCGAACATTCGTTGCTCCTCTGGGATAAAGCAGGACAGTCCTACACCCACCGCACACAAGCTGGCTCTGCATATCTACAGAACTCAAAATTTTCAGGATAAAAATCAAAACTTTTGAGATTCGACATTCTCTTTATTTTTTCTTGACCATTTTCCAGAAGTTCAGATAAAATATATCCAATCACCAACAGAAGAAAATGTTTTCTGAGAGAAATGCTGCCGCCA
It encodes:
- the LOC140887097 gene encoding protein LOL2-like, giving the protein MQSQLVCGGCRTVLLYPRGATNVRCAICNMVTPVPPTGMDMAQLICGGCRTLLMHAQGATSVRCSCCHTVNLVPAAAPMPNHVAHVNCGNCRIVLMYPAGAPSVKCSICHYITNVNTDDTRSSLQVHRTVVNSLRPSEPSTSSARVPTQNQTVVVQNPTTIDESGKLVSNVVVGVTT